A section of the Salmo salar chromosome ssa05, Ssal_v3.1, whole genome shotgun sequence genome encodes:
- the dnd1 gene encoding dead end protein homolog 1 isoform X1 gives MEERSSQQVLNPERLKALEMWLQETDVKLTQVNGQRKYGGPPDDWLGAPPGPGCEVFISQIPRDVFEDQLIPLFRAVGPLWEFRLMMNFSGQNRGFAYAKYDSPASAAAAIRSLHGRALESGARLGVRRSTEKRQLCLGELPTSTRREQLLQVLLDFSEGVEGVSLRAGPGEQGMSAVVVYASHHAASMAKKVLIEAFKKRFGLAITLKWQSSSRPKHEEPPRPSKTPPSSPPKPPRCSLLDSPRPPLHLAQRQLPAFSRAVRAPSPMVHAAPESPRGATMVPPVDAAALLQGVCEVYGQGKPLYDLQYRHMGPDGFLCFSYRVYVPGLATPFTGMVQTLPGPTPGAIQEEARRATAQQVLSALYRA, from the exons ATGGAGGAGCGTTCAAGTCAG CAGGTGTTGAACCCGGAGCGACTGAAGGCGCTGGAGATGTGGCTGCAGGAGACTGACGTCAAACTGACCCAGGTCAATGGCCAGAGGAAATATGGAGGTCCACCTGATG ACTGGCTTGGCGCCCCCCCTGGGCCGGGCTGTGAGGTGTTCATCAGCCAGATCCCGCGGGATGTCTTTGAGGACCAGCTGATTCCGCTGTTCCGTGCCGTGGGCCCTCTCTGGGAGTTCCGCCTCATGATGAACTTCAGCGGACAGAACCGTGGCTTTGCCTACGCCAAGTACGACAGCCCTGCCTCGGCCGCTGCCGCCATCCGCTCGTTGCATGGCCGTGCCCTCGAGTCAGGGGCACGCCTCGGTGTACGGCGCAGCACGGAGAAACGTCAGCTCTGTCTTGGGGAGCTGCCCACCAGCACAAGGAGGGAGCAACTGCTGCAG GTGCTGCTGGACTTCTCTGAGGGGGTAGAGGGCGTGTCCCTGAGAGCAGGGCCTGGGGAACAGGGGATGTCTGCAGTGGTGGTCTATGCCTCCCACCATGCAGCTTCCATGGCCAAGAAGGTGCTGATTGAAG CCTTTAAAAAACGCTTCGGGCTGGCCATCACTTTGAAGTGGCAGTCCTCTTCTAGGCCCAAGCACGAAGAGCCTCCCAGACCCTCCAaaacccctccttcctctcctcccaaaCCTCCTCGCTGCTCCCTCCTGGACAGCCCCCGGCCTCCCCTGCACCTCGCCCAGCGTCAGCTCCCTGCCTTCTCCCGGGCTGTGAGGGCGCCCTCTCCCATGGTGCACGCTGCTCCTGAATCCCCCAGGGGGGCGACCATGGTGCCTCCTGTGGATGCAGCAGCCCTGCTccagggtgtgtgtgaggtgtacggGCAGGGGAAGCCCCTCTATGACCTGCAGTACCGCCACATGGGGCCTGACGGGTTCCTGTGCTTCAGCTACCGGGTGTATGTGCCGGGGCTGGCCACACCCTTCACTGGGATGGTGCAGACTCTGCCCGGCCCCACCCCTGGAGCCATACAGGAAGAGGCTCGCAGAGCTACAGCCCAGCAGGTCCTCAGCGCTCTGTACAGGGCCTGA
- the dnd1 gene encoding dead end protein homolog 1, with protein sequence MEERSSQVLNPERLKALEMWLQETDVKLTQVNGQRKYGGPPDDWLGAPPGPGCEVFISQIPRDVFEDQLIPLFRAVGPLWEFRLMMNFSGQNRGFAYAKYDSPASAAAAIRSLHGRALESGARLGVRRSTEKRQLCLGELPTSTRREQLLQVLLDFSEGVEGVSLRAGPGEQGMSAVVVYASHHAASMAKKVLIEAFKKRFGLAITLKWQSSSRPKHEEPPRPSKTPPSSPPKPPRCSLLDSPRPPLHLAQRQLPAFSRAVRAPSPMVHAAPESPRGATMVPPVDAAALLQGVCEVYGQGKPLYDLQYRHMGPDGFLCFSYRVYVPGLATPFTGMVQTLPGPTPGAIQEEARRATAQQVLSALYRA encoded by the exons ATGGAGGAGCGTTCAAGTCAG GTGTTGAACCCGGAGCGACTGAAGGCGCTGGAGATGTGGCTGCAGGAGACTGACGTCAAACTGACCCAGGTCAATGGCCAGAGGAAATATGGAGGTCCACCTGATG ACTGGCTTGGCGCCCCCCCTGGGCCGGGCTGTGAGGTGTTCATCAGCCAGATCCCGCGGGATGTCTTTGAGGACCAGCTGATTCCGCTGTTCCGTGCCGTGGGCCCTCTCTGGGAGTTCCGCCTCATGATGAACTTCAGCGGACAGAACCGTGGCTTTGCCTACGCCAAGTACGACAGCCCTGCCTCGGCCGCTGCCGCCATCCGCTCGTTGCATGGCCGTGCCCTCGAGTCAGGGGCACGCCTCGGTGTACGGCGCAGCACGGAGAAACGTCAGCTCTGTCTTGGGGAGCTGCCCACCAGCACAAGGAGGGAGCAACTGCTGCAG GTGCTGCTGGACTTCTCTGAGGGGGTAGAGGGCGTGTCCCTGAGAGCAGGGCCTGGGGAACAGGGGATGTCTGCAGTGGTGGTCTATGCCTCCCACCATGCAGCTTCCATGGCCAAGAAGGTGCTGATTGAAG CCTTTAAAAAACGCTTCGGGCTGGCCATCACTTTGAAGTGGCAGTCCTCTTCTAGGCCCAAGCACGAAGAGCCTCCCAGACCCTCCAaaacccctccttcctctcctcccaaaCCTCCTCGCTGCTCCCTCCTGGACAGCCCCCGGCCTCCCCTGCACCTCGCCCAGCGTCAGCTCCCTGCCTTCTCCCGGGCTGTGAGGGCGCCCTCTCCCATGGTGCACGCTGCTCCTGAATCCCCCAGGGGGGCGACCATGGTGCCTCCTGTGGATGCAGCAGCCCTGCTccagggtgtgtgtgaggtgtacggGCAGGGGAAGCCCCTCTATGACCTGCAGTACCGCCACATGGGGCCTGACGGGTTCCTGTGCTTCAGCTACCGGGTGTATGTGCCGGGGCTGGCCACACCCTTCACTGGGATGGTGCAGACTCTGCCCGGCCCCACCCCTGGAGCCATACAGGAAGAGGCTCGCAGAGCTACAGCCCAGCAGGTCCTCAGCGCTCTGTACAGGGCCTGA